One genomic segment of Impatiens glandulifera chromosome 6, dImpGla2.1, whole genome shotgun sequence includes these proteins:
- the LOC124943642 gene encoding 1-aminocyclopropane-1-carboxylate oxidase-like translates to MASVPTPTREASSCSSKMIKSAAFQLLKDDKWIDVPPMRHSIVINLGDQIEVITNGKYKSVIHRVVAQTEGTRMSIASFYNPGNDAVIFPASALVEKEAEERKEVYPKFVFDDYMKLYSPVKFEAKETRFEAMNVVKDSVVVKGGLIS, encoded by the exons ATGGCCTCCGTGCCCACACCGACGCGGGAGGCATCATCTTGCTCTTCCAAGATGATAAAGTCAGCGGCCTTTCAGCTTCTCAAGGATGATAAGTGGATCGATGTCCCTCCAATGCGCCATTCCATTGTCATTAATCTCGGTGATCAGATTGAG GTGATAACAAATGGAAAATACAAGAGTGTGATCCATCGTGTGGTGGCTCAAACCGAGGGAACAAGGATGTCGATCGCATCTTTCTACAACCCAGGTAATGATGCAGTGATCTTTCCAGCGTCAGCATTGGTGGAAAAAGAGGCGGAGGAGAGAAAGGAAGTGTAtccaaaatttgtttttgatgACTACATGAAGCTTTATTCACCAGTGAAATTTGAAGCCAAGGAGACTAGATTTGAAGCCATGAATGTTGTTAAGGATAGTGTTGTTGTCAAGGGGGGTTTGataagttaa
- the LOC124943641 gene encoding ninja-family protein AFP3-like, with protein MSKAAAVTPISSTGKAVVNFPASEELSGTESANINLTLSLGGLYGEIEKEKPSTDRAIDQMGGMKCTSLKRLSPFPPEAKKMLAGKWAWPDNWEEGSSSRTTAVCRAVDKLKSNSSQGNSLLLIKNRIEAETQTIMENSSKKIEVANNVNTTDVTAIKMMSFMPTVTTIGDNPNGRKIEGFLSIYNQQNIQIICVCHGRMMSPLEFVRHAGGTELKNPMRYINVLSPTL; from the exons ATGTCAAAAGCAGCTGCAGTTACCCCAATCAG TTCTACTGGAAAGGCAGTGGTCAATTTTCCGGCGTCAGAAGAACTTTCCGGCACAGAATCGGCCAACATTAATCTGACCCTCTCTCTAGGCGGATTATACGGAGAGATTGAAAAAGAGAAACCGTCGACGGACAGGGCAATTGATCAGATGGGAGGCATGAAGTGCACCTCTCTCAAAAGGTTATCTCCATTTCCGCCGGAGGCCAAGAAGATGCTTGCCGGGAAATGGGCATGGCCGGATAATTGGGAGGAAGGCTCTTCTTCCAGGACCACCGCCGTCTGCCGTGCCGTGGACAAGCTCAAATCCAACAGCAGCCAAGGCA ATTCATTACTATTGATTAAGAACAGAATAGAGGCTGAGACACAAACTATCATGGAGAACTCATCAAAGAAAATCGAGGTTGCGAACAATGTCAATACTACTGATGTTACGGCTATTAAGATGATGAGTTTTATGCCTACCGTGACAACCATAGGTGACAACCCCAATGGAAGAAAAATAGAAGGGTTCTTATCCATCTACAACCAGCAGAATATCCAAATAATATGTGTTTGCCATGGAAGGATGATGTCACCATTGGAGTTTGTCCGCCATGCCGGTGGGACAGAGCTCAAGAACCCCATGAGATACATAAATGTGCTGTCACCAACACTCTAA
- the LOC124942483 gene encoding mitochondrial import receptor subunit TOM5 homolog, translating to MAQTVISVEKIKSFWHSQVHDEEKWAVNMKLLRAAGLFGGSIILMRSFGDMMAI from the exons ATGGCGCAAACAGTTATCTCAGTCGAGAAAATCAAATCTTTCTGGCACTCCCAAGTTCACGACGAAGAGAAGTGGGCTGTGAACATG AAATTACTCCGAGCTGCTGGACTTTTCGGGGGTTCCATTATTTTGATGCGTAGCTTTGGAGATATGATGGCCATATGA